From the genome of Toxoplasma gondii ME49 chromosome XII, whole genome shotgun sequence:
ACCGAGTCATCAGAGTCTTCAGCACGGTGGGACGAGACGGGATGGAGGGTCGACTTGAGGATGAGGCTGCCCCGTTCGAGTCCGGACGAAACTTCAACGAAGCTACCTGTGGCACCGAGGAGGCCGAACAACGGCATAAGTGACCAGATGGTTCTTCGAGCCATTGTCATCGTGGCGAAAACATTCGCGAAAGAGGCCGGTTTGTCCGCTGGTTGTGCAACGTTCGCGAGACCTGAGGGCGCCAGCCTTATCGGCCGCCCCAGAGTGAAATGTCCATATACGGTTGAATGTTGATAACGTATTACCGAATGAGAGCACCACAcatgatgaagaagaaaccaaagAAAAATAACGAGTTTCGACTTTGACGTCCCTTGGTTCGAACGcccagcgaggaagacactCAAAATCGTTTCGCTCGTGTCCTGTGGACAAGCGAGCGCATAGTCATAAAACTAAAGGCGTAACAGACGGGGGTTCAGGCCCGGTCACCTTTTGTATCTGTATGGAAATTGGCTACGATAAAGTAAGATCAAAAACGCCAAATGCCGGCAAAAGACGTTTCCTTGGTCATGTCAGCCCAATCCAGGAGGGCAGAAGACACGGGTCACATGCGGTGCCGTGATAGCGAAACTACGTTCGCTAGATTCACTACTGAACGATGAGGGTTCAGTGGTaacggcagagacaggagaagatAGACCAGTGCCGAAGAACAAACTTCTGCATATCGTCAACAATGTGTTCAATCATCGTAAACTCTAAAGCTTGGAGCGACACATCCCATTCGTACAGTCAACTCGTAGGTGGGGACCCTGCAACTCTTGGAGACTAGCACTGCACATCGGACATCGCTGGTTTTCGATGCAGAGCAAAAAGTAAGTGGCAGAAGAGCAACACAACGTACCAACGAAAGACAGCACAGTTTAAATTATCCTTCTTGACAACGATATCAAGCCTGTCTACTTGAAACCAGTCAGCATGCTAAGTAGGTTGAATACTGCAAAGGCAGCTGCACAGGTAGCCTCTTGCACCACTCATCCGTGGCATCTCGCCCTTGCAGCAGCAGATGACCTAGACGCAACAAATCTCTAGTCTTGTTAATTTCTTTTCTTATCAGCCTTCCGTGTCTGCACTGTGTTTATATGTTGGTTATGCTCATGCTTCTAGGGAGAGGTACGAACGGGGCAACTGTTCAGGTTTTATGTACCTGCTCTTGAGATTTACATCAACCGGGGCTGGCAGAAATTGCTGTAGCGTTTTTGATTTTCCTTCGCCGTCACGCAAGCAAGAAGTTGCTCGTAGGAGACATCCTTCTTGGGAAGAAGATGTGCGTTCATGTGCATCTGTCTCCAGTGTGCCGCTCTTGTCTATTTCCTGTAGCTATACCAGGCCAGTGATCAAAAACGGCGACAAACTCAGCTAATAAACCAGCGTGTTCGTAACGGACCCTGAGTGTCGTCTTTATACTGTGAGAAAACGAGCCACCCGAGTAGAATGGGGTTGTTCAGTATTCCACTGCCTTTGAAGTAGTGTTGCTTCTCTTACTTAAATAGGTTCTGGAGCTCCCGGTGTCCGGTTGTTACTTCACGACTGCCAAGCATTCGGGATCGCATTTACCTGTATTAGGCACCCCATCCGTGTTTGCGTAATGCTATGAAGTTATACGTCGCGGTCATTAGTATCTGGAACAGTACATTATGGTGAAACAGGGGAACAGGTAGAGGGCTTTTTATACATATGCATTATCTACTGCTGCCCGACGCGTTGCTCCTTCAGTGGAACAGGGAGAGCGTTTGTCGTACATTTGCACTAGCTCCGTCTGCCCGACATGTTGCTCCTCAGTTTATTTGGAAAAAAAGATTTTGAACTTCAATGAGGGAAGCCGGGAAGCAAAGTCGTTCAGTGAAAGCGACATTGTTCTGGCCGAACCGTAGAAGCACACGCACACAAAACCGATGTCAGGGGAGGGGAAGCAAGGCCCAACGTGAGTGTCTGAAGAACGCCGTTGCCGCTTACCGGAGCAGGGCAAGCACCCTACACTGAGCGAAACGTCGACCAGTGCAAATCGCTGATTGCTGAAACTGTTGTGGAGGGGCTCAAGCTGCCTCCTGCAGAGAAATTGCACGGGGGGCTGAATCACTTGTGTATGAATGGATCTGTTCCTCAGCCCCCTCGGTGAGGCATTAAGCGCTAAAACACGACTCGGCAACCAACAGCCCGAATTCGCTAGAAGGTGCCATGGCCCTTTGCGCCACAGTGTAGCCGTAGCGGATGTAACAGCTGCTTTGACAACAAACGCTAGGTTCAGAGATGAGAACATCGGGACGGACAACAAGAATTCGCTGTGTAGAACGGTCCTCCATTCGATACCTGTGAGGGAATTGCGTTCAAGGCACACAGATCTGCTTACACTGCACAGTGCAACGCTTGGCTGGGTAGTCCTAACCGTTCCCGAAAGAACCACGCTGTAAGAAATGGGCTTGCTGGCATTCAGTGTATTGTTGGTGACATGGATTTCGCAGATAAACAGCTGGTACCATCTGGAGCTTGCATACCCTCGTGGTCCTGTCGAATAACGCCTCGACGGCAGTGTGTCTCTGGCGGTACAAATCCATATTCGTCACCGAGTGACGGGACGTTCTGACATCAATGGGAAACAACACGAAAATACTTGCTCTATGACCTTAAGAACTTCAAGCAGCATGCCTACTCAAGTTCTGTTGCTTCATCCAACTCAAAGCCCCACCTAGTTGTCGCGGTTCAGCACTGTTCTAAAATCGGAAGTCTACAAGGTGGCCGCAGCACTAGCTGCATTCTTTTGAGACACCTCTCTGTAGGGCAGATGttcgtcgcttcccttctgtctACATCCTGTCAATTTCCCATTTTTTTGTCCTAGTTTTCCGTAACTACCTCGGTATCCAGCCAACGTCGCGCAACCGCCGCTGCCACAGCAGTTCTCGGTCCATTGCCCATGTAGAGGTCTACCTCAAGGCACACGGCGGCATGAGAAACTGGAGCGCTACAACTCCATCGACACAAAGGATTTTCATTTTTCATCCCTCTTTTGCTACTTATTGCAAAGACTCTTATGAGAGCCACTTCCTCTTGGCTGCGGAATGCATGGTTGCCCTGTAGTTTTTCAAATAGCTGTCGTCAAATTCAAACCCCGCCTTGTTTTCGGATTTGTTTCCGTAGGTCTTCCAGGCGACGCGGACAGATTGGAGAATGCTCATCGTTGCCCTTCTGTAGTACGGTAGGGTCTACCTACAGCTGCTGCTTTGTCTTCTGCAGTAACAAACATTAGACTGGACTGTCGCGTGTCGTTTGCCGGCGTCGTAAATTGCATCTAGCGCTGTTGGCCTCTGCCACTCTTCCTCGGTCGCTTCCGCCACTACCCCCGTGGCTGCCACTGTTCCGCCGCGTTCTCGGCAGAAGTGGGGTAAAGTAGCGCCGTTGATTTGTCCGGATTCTCTGAAAAAAATGGAGGTCCTCTCTTTCGATAGAGCCCTAAAGGCCGTATAATGACACTTCAGTTCTTCTGAGGAGCGGAGCTTGATGCTGTCTGCTATCAGAAGGTCAGTCTAGAATTCGGTTTTGTTGCCGTCTCCACCTCTGTTTTCGAAAATCTCTCCATGGTCTCCTTTTTCAAAGGGGggcgggggggggagggtgtgaaacagaggaagattAGTCAAGAATTTCAAGAAATATTCGCGGTTTGTGGATTGCCAACGGAGGAACGGTCCTGCCTGTGGCGTTTCCCCGTTTTACCGCAACGACAGCAGCTTGTTTGAGTCGTGGCCTCTGTCCGTCACCAGCACACCCCAGGGAAGCTGGCGACTTGTCCCAtcggcttctcctctctttccggACACCATTTACCTCTTTTATGCATTTTCAAGACCCTCTCTCCCTCATTTTTTCATCTGTGTCTGCTCGGAGGCGAGGCGTCGACATGCTGTAGACAGCAGGCAGCGATCTCTGGAGACGCCCAGCCTCTCTGTCAAGTGTGTTTATTCGGTGAGTTGCGTCATTTGAAATCTGGATTGGACAGGAGTAACACCCAAGAGCCCCCGCAACGACTGTGTTTCGACCAGATACGGCTTTCGCCATTCGCAGGCTTTCTACTAGCAGACGTGAAAGCGACACTGTCTTTTTTTGTCGGCCGCCCGGTGTAGGTGGTCATCTGCTTCCCGTTTCGGTCTCTTGTTCTAGCCTACCTgagaaggacgaaacagGGACGCAGCGGTatttctgcgtcttttcaATGGTTTTTTTTGCGTGATTTAATCACCTGAATAGCGTGGCCTTTTGTGCGCTAGGATTCCCCTGTTGTCCGTGTTCGATTTTGCACGTTACTCTTCCGTATTCCTATCTGTGCGACTGATAGGAATCGAGAATCTCCAGACAGCGAACCGGTCTTTCCGCCTCGATCAGGTTCCTTAATCCGTTTCAAGTCCTTGAGTTTCTGCGGAGGTCCTTTTCCGCGTTTGTCTCGTCCAGAGCTACAACCCCCGGCTCTGCTTCCACACCTGAGGCGACTTTCTCGCAGGTCAGTCTTTTCCATGTCCCCTCGCGTGTGTCGCC
Proteins encoded in this window:
- a CDS encoding hypothetical protein (encoded by transcript TGME49_249575) is translated as MKNENPLCRWSCSAPVSHAAVCLEVDLYMGNGPRTAVAAAVARRWLDTENVPSLGDEYGFVPPETHCRRGVIRQDHEGGSLSPSTTVSAISDLHWSTFRSV